CTAAGCGTCCTTTGGTGGCGATCGTTGGTGGTTCTAAGGTTTCCAGCAAAATCGGCGTGATCGAGACTCTCCTCGAAAAGTGCGATAAGCTCCTCATCGGCGGCGGCATGATCTTCACTTTCTACAAGGCTCAAGGTCTTTCTGTTGGTTCTTCTCTCGTAGAAGAGGATAAGGTTGACCTCGCGAAGTCTTTGTTAGAAAAGGCTGATGGCAAGATCGTTCTACCAACTGATGTTGTGGTTGCGGATAACTTCGCGCCTGATGCCAATGCTAAGACTGTTAGCGTTAGTGAAATTCCTGATGGCTGGATGGGTTTGGACATTGGTGCTGACTCTGTGAAGGTCTTCCAAGATGTGCTCAATAGCTGTGGCACTGCCATTTGGAATGGCCCCATGGGTGTATTTGAATTTGATAAGTTTGCTGTCGGTACTGAGGCGATCGCCAACTCTTTGGCTGGTCTCACTGCATCTGGCACAGTAACCATCATCGGTGGTGGTGACTCCGTTGCAGCGGTGGAGAAAGTCGGTGTTGCAGAGAAGATGAGCCACATCTCCACTGGTGGTGGTGCAAGTCTTGAACTTCTCGAAGGCAAAGAGCTTCCCGGTATCGTTGCACTAGACGAAGCATAAATCTTTGACTCTTGTATTGACGAATAAAGTTTAATTCAAGAACCTTAGGCTCCTTTTACGTTCGTAAAGGGAGCTTTTTAACGGCGATCGCCCAACAAAAAAGGAAGGCATTCTACCTTCCCAATTTACGCAAATTTTCGTGGAACAAGGTTTTAGGTGAAATTAGCTTGGACAACATTTACCAATTGTTGCGTCCAATAGTCTGCTAAATATTGTTCTTCCGCTTCTACCATTACGCGAATGACTGGTTCTGTACCGGAAGCTCGCACCAAAACACGACCTTTCTCACCCATCGCGGTTTCAGCTTTGACAATTTCGTTTTGCAGTACCTCACACTTCTGCCAATTTAGACGGCGATCGCGGTCGTCGACCCGCACATTTTTAAGCAATTGTGGATAGGTTTGGAAACTCTGGTCAATGAGTTCACTCAGAGGGATATTCGCCTCTTTAACCAAGTGAGCCAGATGTAGAGCTGCCTGTGTGCCATCACCAGAAACACTGTGGTGGTGGCAAATGATATGACCGGACTGTTCGCCGCCGAGCATTGCTCCTGTTTCCCACATCGCTGCTTGAACGTTTTGGTCGCCGACATTGGTACGCAAAAGCT
The window above is part of the [Limnothrix rosea] IAM M-220 genome. Proteins encoded here:
- a CDS encoding phosphoglycerate kinase, giving the protein MAKKTVANLTQSDLEGKKVFVRVDFNVPLDDSGKITDDTRIRAALPTIKYLTEKGAKVVLGSHMGRPKGEVKESMRLTPVAARLSELLGQDVVKCDDCIGESVSTAVSGLGNGQVALLENLRFNPGEEKNDPEFAKALAANADIYVNDAFGTAHRAHGSTEGVTHHVDTSVAGLLIEKELKFLKGAIEAPKRPLVAIVGGSKVSSKIGVIETLLEKCDKLLIGGGMIFTFYKAQGLSVGSSLVEEDKVDLAKSLLEKADGKIVLPTDVVVADNFAPDANAKTVSVSEIPDGWMGLDIGADSVKVFQDVLNSCGTAIWNGPMGVFEFDKFAVGTEAIANSLAGLTASGTVTIIGGGDSVAAVEKVGVAEKMSHISTGGGASLELLEGKELPGIVALDEA